Proteins encoded in a region of the Methylobacterium radiotolerans JCM 2831 genome:
- a CDS encoding alginate O-acetyltransferase AlgX-related protein, which produces MAAGRESVHVGRDGWLFLTGGTNRVMDRYRGGLRHWLLLRGWARLIRARARRAEGLGIRCLHVIVPEKLSVYDDKTDGLRYAPGKASTRRLARSLARDPAYLDLLAPLRAARNGPVPLYLRTDTHWTAQGCLLAYREIMRALGAIPPADIGARPGIVSDQLMDLGEKLPDRPRERLERFMLQRDATRVETGPLLAAYEAEGRDREVHVGAHVVYRNASATADPRRLVLFGDSCAHFDPFLLTGLLAESFSEVHFVWSSSLDWAYIERVRADILLFELAERFLAKLPKDDFDVAVAGQRGTGGRLAKLRTGGLGAVGRGAPPQ; this is translated from the coding sequence ATGGCTGCAGGCAGGGAGAGCGTACATGTCGGCCGCGACGGCTGGTTATTCCTCACCGGAGGGACCAACCGAGTCATGGACCGGTATCGCGGCGGCCTGCGGCACTGGCTGCTGCTGCGCGGCTGGGCGCGGCTGATCAGGGCCCGCGCGAGGCGGGCCGAGGGCCTCGGCATCCGCTGCCTCCACGTGATCGTGCCGGAGAAGCTGTCGGTCTACGACGACAAGACCGACGGCCTGCGCTACGCCCCCGGCAAGGCCTCGACCCGGCGGCTGGCCCGGAGCCTCGCCCGGGACCCGGCCTATCTCGATCTCCTCGCCCCGCTCCGCGCCGCCCGGAACGGACCGGTGCCGCTCTACCTGCGCACCGACACCCACTGGACGGCGCAGGGCTGCCTGCTAGCCTACCGCGAGATCATGCGGGCGCTCGGGGCGATCCCGCCGGCCGATATCGGCGCGCGTCCGGGCATCGTCTCGGACCAGCTGATGGACCTCGGCGAGAAGCTGCCCGATCGGCCGCGCGAGCGCCTGGAGCGGTTCATGCTGCAGCGCGACGCGACGCGGGTGGAGACCGGGCCGCTGCTCGCCGCCTACGAGGCGGAGGGGCGCGACCGGGAGGTGCATGTCGGCGCGCATGTCGTCTACCGGAACGCGTCAGCGACGGCCGATCCGCGCCGGCTCGTCCTGTTCGGCGATTCCTGCGCCCATTTCGACCCGTTCCTGCTGACCGGGCTGCTCGCCGAGAGCTTCAGCGAGGTGCACTTCGTCTGGTCGTCGAGCCTCGACTGGGCCTATATCGAGCGGGTCCGGGCCGACATCCTGCTGTTCGAGCTGGCCGAGCGCTTCCTCGCCAAGCTGCCGAAGGACGATTTCGACGTGGCCGTCGCCGGCCAGCGCGGGACCGGCGGCCGCCTCGCGAAGCTCCGGACCGGCGGCCTCGGCGCCGTCGGACGCGGGGCGCCGCCTCAGTAG
- the trxA gene encoding thioredoxin, whose product MLNDTLAAGGAPAGDTGSLIKDTTTASFRQDVIAESMHRPVLVDFWAPWCGPCKQLTPVLEKVVREAAGAVVLAKMNIDEHPSIAGQLGIQSIPAVIVFQKGQPVDGFMGAVPESQIKELIGRVAGPQQDPLEAALADAAALIQEGDLAGAAEIYAAVLEQQPDNVTALAGLAKMQLDAGEIENAKRVLAMVPEAKAGDPALVGIRAALELAEQAASLGDLAGLQREVEANPDAHQARFDLALGLAARGERGQAVDHLIELRKRDKDWNEDGARKQLLQFFEAWGVMDPDTIRGRRKLSALLFS is encoded by the coding sequence ATGCTCAACGACACCCTCGCCGCGGGCGGTGCCCCGGCCGGCGACACCGGCTCCCTCATCAAGGACACGACCACGGCGAGCTTCCGTCAGGATGTCATCGCCGAGTCGATGCACCGGCCGGTCCTGGTCGACTTCTGGGCGCCCTGGTGCGGGCCGTGCAAGCAGCTCACGCCGGTTCTGGAGAAGGTGGTCCGGGAGGCCGCGGGCGCGGTCGTCCTGGCCAAGATGAACATCGACGAGCATCCCTCGATCGCCGGTCAGCTCGGCATCCAGTCGATCCCGGCGGTGATCGTCTTCCAGAAGGGCCAGCCGGTCGACGGCTTCATGGGCGCGGTTCCGGAGAGCCAGATCAAGGAGCTGATCGGGCGCGTGGCCGGCCCGCAGCAGGATCCGCTGGAGGCGGCCCTCGCCGACGCGGCCGCCCTGATCCAGGAGGGCGACCTCGCCGGCGCCGCCGAGATCTACGCGGCCGTGCTGGAGCAGCAGCCCGACAACGTCACCGCGCTGGCCGGCCTCGCGAAGATGCAGCTCGACGCGGGCGAGATCGAGAACGCCAAGCGCGTGCTGGCGATGGTTCCGGAGGCGAAGGCCGGCGACCCGGCGCTCGTCGGCATCCGCGCCGCCCTGGAACTCGCCGAGCAGGCCGCGTCGCTGGGCGATCTCGCGGGCCTGCAGCGGGAGGTCGAGGCGAACCCCGACGCCCATCAGGCGCGGTTCGACCTCGCGCTCGGGCTCGCCGCCCGGGGTGAGCGCGGCCAGGCCGTCGATCACCTGATCGAGCTGCGCAAGCGCGACAAGGACTGGAACGAGGACGGGGCGCGCAAGCAGCTGCTGCAGTTCTTCGAGGCCTGGGGTGTGATGGACCCGGACACGATCCGCGGCCGCCGCAAGCTCTCGGCGCTTCTATTCTCGTGA
- a CDS encoding Trm112 family protein, whose product MSNDLTVPVEATRVDPKLLEILVCPLTKGTLEYDSARQELISRSAKLAYPIRDGIPIMLPEEARPLID is encoded by the coding sequence ATGTCCAACGATCTCACCGTCCCCGTCGAGGCGACCCGCGTCGACCCGAAGCTCCTGGAGATCCTCGTCTGCCCGCTGACCAAGGGCACCCTCGAATACGATTCGGCCCGGCAGGAGCTGATCAGCCGCTCGGCGAAGCTCGCCTACCCGATCCGCGACGGGATCCCGATCATGCTGCCCGAGGAAGCCCGTCCGCTGATTGACTGA
- a CDS encoding LON peptidase substrate-binding domain-containing protein, which yields MSTHASYKGPADCPPVIPVFPLSGALLLPRGQMPLNIFEPRYLAMVDDAMRTDRIIGMIQPDPEGSSGANPKLYRVGCAGRVTQYAETGDGRYLISLTGVTRFRVESELASIGPYRRCHVSYDEFAVDFEPRAGEEQVDRDGVLKALRDFVESNDLKVDWAGIDEAPDEALVNALCMMSPFGVREKQAMLEAPDLKTRAEILIAVTQMELVRGSGPESPMQ from the coding sequence ATGAGCACCCATGCGAGCTACAAGGGCCCTGCGGACTGCCCTCCCGTCATCCCGGTCTTCCCGCTGTCCGGCGCGCTGCTGCTGCCGCGGGGACAGATGCCGCTGAACATCTTCGAGCCGCGCTACCTCGCGATGGTCGACGATGCCATGCGCACCGACCGGATCATCGGCATGATCCAGCCCGATCCCGAAGGTTCGAGCGGGGCGAACCCGAAGCTCTACCGCGTCGGCTGCGCGGGCCGCGTGACCCAGTACGCCGAGACCGGCGACGGTCGGTACCTGATCTCGCTCACCGGCGTCACCCGGTTCCGGGTCGAGAGCGAGCTGGCCTCGATCGGCCCCTATCGCCGCTGCCACGTCTCCTACGACGAGTTCGCGGTGGACTTCGAGCCGCGGGCGGGCGAGGAGCAGGTCGACCGTGACGGCGTCCTCAAGGCGCTGCGCGATTTCGTGGAGTCGAACGACCTCAAGGTGGACTGGGCCGGGATCGACGAGGCGCCCGACGAGGCGCTGGTCAACGCCCTGTGCATGATGAGCCCGTTCGGGGTGCGCGAGAAGCAGGCGATGCTGGAGGCTCCCGACCTGAAGACCCGGGCCGAGATCCTGATCGCGGTCACGCAGATGGAACTGGTTCGCGGCTCGGGCCCCGAGTCGCCGATGCAATAG
- a CDS encoding glutathione S-transferase family protein, with product MGLLVDGIWCDQWYDTAATGGRFERKASVFRNWVTADGSPGPSGAGGFRGAPGRYHLYVSLACPWAHRTLIGRALKRLEDAISVSVVDPHMGAEGWVFGDTPGATPDPIHGARRLYEVYLAADPSYSGRVTVPTLWDRERATIVSNESAEILRMLNDAFGGTGPDLYPPDLRAEIDAVNARVYDRVNNGVYKAGFATKQEAYAQAFEALFAELDALEARLDRSRYLCGDRLTEADIRLFTTLVRFDAVYVGHFKCNKRRIADYPNLSNYLRDLYALPGVAPTVNLTHIKRHYYESHPTINPTGIVPLGPELDFAAPNDRALRFAG from the coding sequence ATGGGCCTCCTCGTGGACGGCATCTGGTGCGACCAGTGGTACGACACCGCCGCGACGGGCGGCCGCTTCGAGCGCAAGGCCTCCGTCTTTCGCAACTGGGTCACCGCCGACGGGTCGCCCGGTCCATCCGGCGCGGGCGGCTTCCGCGGCGCGCCGGGGCGCTACCACCTCTACGTGTCCCTGGCCTGCCCCTGGGCGCACCGCACGCTGATCGGCCGCGCCCTGAAGAGGCTGGAGGACGCGATCTCGGTCTCGGTGGTCGACCCGCACATGGGCGCGGAGGGCTGGGTCTTCGGCGACACGCCGGGCGCGACGCCGGACCCGATCCACGGCGCCCGGCGCCTCTACGAGGTCTACCTGGCGGCGGATCCGTCCTACAGCGGCCGCGTCACCGTCCCGACCCTCTGGGACCGGGAGCGCGCCACCATCGTGTCGAACGAATCCGCCGAGATCCTGCGGATGCTGAACGACGCCTTCGGAGGGACCGGCCCCGACCTCTATCCGCCGGACCTGCGCGCCGAGATCGACGCCGTGAACGCCCGCGTCTACGACCGCGTGAACAACGGGGTCTACAAGGCGGGCTTCGCGACGAAGCAGGAGGCCTACGCCCAGGCCTTCGAGGCCCTGTTCGCCGAACTCGACGCGCTGGAGGCGCGCCTCGACCGGAGCCGCTACCTCTGCGGGGATCGGCTGACCGAGGCCGACATCCGGCTGTTCACAACCCTGGTGCGGTTCGACGCCGTTTATGTCGGGCACTTCAAGTGCAACAAGCGCCGGATCGCCGACTACCCGAACCTGTCGAACTATCTCCGCGACCTCTACGCGTTGCCCGGCGTCGCGCCGACCGTGAACCTCACCCACATCAAGCGGCACTATTACGAGAGCCATCCGACCATCAATCCGACGGGAATCGTGCCCCTCGGGCCGGAGCTGGACTTCGCCGCGCCGAACGATCGGGCCCTGCGGTTCGCGGGCTAG
- a CDS encoding primosomal protein N' encodes MPVVAEILIPLALDTPYSYVAPAGLDLAAGDVVQVPLGPREIVGVVWGVAETPGGSNLRPVTGRLPYPPLSDPLRSLVDWIARYTLAPKGSALAMVLRLPDEAAAGETARVAVRLTDKPPSRPTPARTKVLAAAADGALRGKSALAKEAGVSLSVVDGLIDDGVLETVAVEPEPVAPRPDPDFPRAPLSPAQAEAVSALVAPFPWDRPQPQEADDLRPVLLEGVTGSGKTEVYFEAVAACIRAGRQALILMPEIALTAQFLDRFAARFGVRPAAWHSGIGGRRRERLRAAVAEGEALVVVGARSALFLPFARLGLIVVDEEHETAYKQEDGVHYHARDMAVVRGRLEGCPVVLTSATPAIETRVNAARGRYRHVLLPERFGGRRLPDIAAIDMRLDQPERGRFLSPPLVNAVKSTLERGEQALLFLNRRGYAPLTLCRACGHRYQCKNCSTWLVEHRFRRALVCHQCGYAERRPEACTECGTFDNLTACGPGVERIAEEAAEMFPDRRIVVLSSDFPGGAERLRQELDAVAAGECDVVIGTQLVAKGHNFPFLTLVGVLDADIGLTSGDPRAAERTFQLLQQVTGRAGRGEKPGRALVQTYQPDHPVIAALLSGDAERFYAEEIQAREAAGLPPFGRLAALIVSASEREVAEAHGQALARAAEPPEGVMVLGPAEAPLALVRGRYRFRLLVKTERNVDLQAYLRAWIARGPKVRGNVRVAIDVDPQSFL; translated from the coding sequence ATGCCCGTCGTCGCCGAGATCCTGATCCCGCTCGCCCTCGATACGCCCTACAGCTACGTGGCGCCGGCCGGGCTCGACCTCGCCGCGGGCGACGTGGTGCAGGTGCCGCTCGGCCCGCGCGAGATCGTCGGGGTCGTCTGGGGCGTCGCCGAGACGCCCGGCGGCTCGAACCTCCGGCCGGTGACCGGCCGCCTGCCCTACCCGCCCCTCTCGGACCCGCTGCGCAGCCTCGTCGACTGGATCGCCCGCTACACGCTGGCGCCCAAGGGCTCGGCGCTGGCCATGGTGCTGCGGCTGCCCGACGAGGCGGCGGCCGGCGAGACCGCCCGGGTCGCCGTGCGCCTCACGGACAAGCCCCCGTCCCGGCCGACTCCGGCCCGCACCAAGGTGCTCGCCGCGGCGGCCGACGGCGCCCTGCGCGGCAAGAGCGCGCTCGCCAAGGAGGCCGGCGTCTCGCTCTCGGTGGTCGACGGGCTGATCGACGACGGCGTCCTCGAGACCGTGGCGGTCGAGCCCGAGCCGGTCGCGCCGCGGCCCGACCCGGACTTCCCGCGGGCGCCGCTCTCGCCCGCGCAGGCCGAGGCCGTGTCGGCCCTCGTCGCGCCCTTCCCGTGGGACCGGCCGCAGCCGCAGGAAGCCGACGATCTCCGCCCGGTCCTGCTGGAGGGCGTCACCGGCTCGGGCAAGACCGAGGTCTACTTCGAGGCGGTGGCGGCCTGCATCCGCGCCGGGCGCCAAGCACTGATCCTGATGCCCGAGATCGCCCTGACGGCGCAGTTCCTCGACCGGTTCGCCGCGCGGTTCGGGGTCCGGCCGGCCGCGTGGCATTCGGGGATCGGCGGCAGGCGGCGCGAGCGCCTGCGCGCCGCCGTGGCCGAGGGCGAGGCGCTCGTTGTGGTCGGCGCGCGCTCGGCCCTGTTCCTGCCCTTCGCGCGGCTCGGCCTGATCGTGGTCGATGAGGAGCACGAGACCGCCTACAAGCAGGAGGACGGCGTCCATTACCACGCCCGCGACATGGCGGTCGTGCGCGGACGCCTCGAGGGCTGCCCGGTCGTCCTGACCTCGGCGACGCCCGCCATCGAGACCCGCGTCAACGCCGCGCGGGGGCGCTACCGGCACGTCCTGCTCCCTGAGCGCTTCGGCGGGCGGCGCCTGCCCGACATCGCCGCCATCGACATGCGCCTCGACCAGCCCGAGCGGGGCCGCTTCCTGAGCCCGCCGCTGGTCAACGCCGTGAAGAGCACCCTGGAGCGCGGCGAGCAGGCGCTGCTGTTCCTCAACCGCCGGGGCTACGCGCCGCTGACCCTCTGCCGGGCCTGCGGCCACCGCTACCAGTGCAAGAACTGCTCGACCTGGCTCGTGGAGCACCGGTTCCGCCGGGCGCTGGTCTGCCACCAGTGCGGCTACGCGGAGCGCCGGCCGGAGGCCTGCACCGAGTGCGGGACCTTCGACAATCTCACCGCGTGCGGGCCCGGCGTCGAGCGGATCGCCGAAGAGGCCGCTGAGATGTTCCCCGACCGGCGCATCGTCGTCCTGTCGAGCGACTTCCCCGGCGGCGCCGAGCGTCTGCGCCAGGAACTCGACGCCGTGGCGGCGGGCGAGTGCGACGTCGTGATCGGCACGCAGCTCGTGGCCAAGGGCCACAACTTCCCGTTCCTGACCCTGGTCGGCGTCCTCGACGCCGATATCGGCCTGACATCGGGCGACCCGCGGGCAGCCGAGCGGACTTTCCAGCTGCTCCAGCAGGTCACCGGGCGCGCCGGACGCGGCGAGAAGCCCGGGCGCGCCCTGGTCCAGACCTACCAGCCGGACCACCCGGTGATCGCGGCGCTCCTCTCGGGCGACGCCGAGCGCTTCTACGCGGAGGAGATCCAGGCCCGCGAGGCGGCCGGCCTGCCGCCGTTCGGGCGGCTCGCGGCCCTGATCGTCTCGGCGAGCGAGCGCGAGGTCGCGGAGGCGCACGGTCAGGCCTTGGCCCGCGCCGCCGAGCCGCCGGAGGGCGTGATGGTGCTGGGGCCCGCCGAGGCGCCGCTCGCCCTGGTGCGCGGCCGCTACCGCTTCCGGCTGCTCGTGAAGACCGAGCGCAACGTCGATCTCCAGGCCTACCTGCGCGCCTGGATCGCCCGGGGCCCGAAGGTGCGGGGCAACGTGCGGGTCGCCATTGATGTCGACCCGCAGAGCTTTTTGTAG
- a CDS encoding STAS/SEC14 domain-containing protein: protein MLTYTKTPDSNVAEIVVDGKITDEEMNAAMTAMKADLDKGGKIKLLEDIRAFEGMEPAAFFKDPRFGFSMMKSVSHVALVTDAPWLKALAETFNFVSPTQIKVFERARIDEARSWLAAAA, encoded by the coding sequence GTGCTGACCTACACCAAGACGCCGGATTCGAATGTCGCCGAGATCGTGGTCGACGGGAAGATCACCGACGAGGAGATGAACGCGGCGATGACCGCGATGAAGGCCGACCTCGACAAGGGCGGCAAGATCAAGCTGCTCGAGGATATCCGCGCCTTCGAGGGCATGGAGCCGGCGGCTTTCTTCAAGGACCCGCGCTTCGGGTTCTCGATGATGAAGAGCGTCAGCCACGTCGCCCTGGTCACGGACGCTCCCTGGCTGAAGGCGCTCGCCGAGACCTTCAACTTCGTCTCGCCGACCCAGATCAAGGTATTCGAGCGCGCCCGCATCGACGAGGCGCGCAGCTGGCTCGCCGCGGCGGCCTGA
- a CDS encoding MFS transporter, translating to MRAEGSSAERRGGLARFLALYAALYGAYGVLSPVLPGFLAARGLTPGEIGLLLAAAGALRLGIGPLAGAFADRHRAGRSVLAASLALAGLSALAHLPGAGLAQLIGPALLYAAGTAAPAPLADALALAAARGGAAFQYGWVRGAGSAAFIAGTAAAGWLIGLYGLAAALVASGSLFLAAGAAALALPAGPGVAARAGAPWHGFAALVALPRFRRTVLVAGLVIGAHAMHDGFAMILWRSAGIAATTAGLLWSVSVAAEVLVFLLVGPLLLARIGPAAGVAVAACAGALRWAVLGSTTAIPWLAAAESLHGLSFALLHLACLRLIEASTPADLRTTALALYGTLGLGLSGVAATLASGALYGAFGAPAFWAMAALSLAALPLVPALRDR from the coding sequence ATGAGGGCCGAGGGGAGCAGCGCGGAACGGCGCGGCGGGCTCGCCCGGTTTCTCGCCCTGTACGCGGCGCTCTACGGCGCCTACGGCGTCCTGTCGCCGGTGCTGCCGGGCTTCCTCGCCGCGCGCGGTCTGACACCCGGCGAGATCGGTCTCCTCCTCGCGGCCGCGGGCGCCCTGCGCCTCGGGATCGGGCCCCTGGCCGGCGCCTTCGCCGACCGCCACCGGGCCGGCCGATCCGTCCTGGCAGCGAGTCTCGCGCTGGCCGGGCTCAGCGCCCTGGCGCACCTGCCCGGCGCCGGGCTGGCGCAATTGATCGGTCCGGCGCTCCTCTACGCGGCGGGCACCGCGGCCCCGGCGCCCCTCGCCGACGCGCTCGCGCTGGCCGCCGCACGGGGCGGTGCGGCGTTCCAGTACGGCTGGGTCCGCGGCGCGGGCTCGGCCGCGTTCATCGCCGGCACAGCCGCGGCCGGCTGGCTGATCGGCCTCTACGGCCTCGCCGCCGCCCTCGTGGCGAGCGGCAGCCTGTTTCTGGCCGCCGGCGCGGCAGCCCTGGCCCTGCCCGCCGGCCCGGGCGTCGCGGCTCGGGCCGGGGCGCCGTGGCACGGCTTCGCCGCCCTGGTCGCCCTGCCGCGCTTCCGCCGCACGGTGCTCGTCGCCGGCCTGGTGATCGGCGCGCACGCGATGCACGACGGCTTCGCCATGATCCTGTGGCGGTCCGCCGGGATCGCGGCGACCACCGCCGGCCTGCTCTGGTCGGTCTCGGTGGCCGCCGAGGTCCTGGTGTTCCTGCTGGTCGGGCCGCTCCTGCTGGCGCGGATCGGCCCCGCGGCCGGCGTCGCGGTGGCGGCCTGCGCGGGGGCCCTGCGCTGGGCGGTGCTGGGATCCACGACCGCGATCCCGTGGCTCGCCGCCGCCGAGTCCCTGCACGGGCTGAGCTTCGCCCTCCTGCACCTCGCCTGCCTGAGGCTCATCGAGGCGTCGACGCCGGCCGATCTCAGGACGACCGCGCTGGCGCTCTACGGGACGCTGGGCCTCGGCCTCTCAGGGGTCGCGGCGACCCTGGCCTCCGGGGCTCTGTACGGCGCGTTCGGCGCACCGGCCTTCTGGGCCATGGCGGCGCTGAGTCTCGCGGCCCTGCCGCTCGTGCCGGCGCTGCGGGATCGCTGA